One Amycolatopsis thermophila DNA segment encodes these proteins:
- a CDS encoding DNA polymerase ligase N-terminal domain-containing protein, with protein MADLSEYRRKRDPERTPEPMPDRVVPRGDDDVFVIQEHHARRLHWDVRFERDGVLVSWAVPKGLPPRPGPPRLAVHTEDHPLEYATFEGEIPKGEYGGGKMLIWDRGTYEVLHWNDHKVEVDLRGSRVRGRFLFVNSHRGSQSRDWLVRRVDRGSGEELPEFVKPMQARAGSLPSEDAGWAYEFRWRGERVVVRVEGGRITVRDHTGEDVTPLYPELRGLGESLGATEVLLDGELIVLEDGRPSRKALRTRVSAEPRQAKRLSERSPVLFLPFDVLHADGKSLLQLPYRKRRARLRKLQVAGDYWRTPESYDGGGADVLAASLANGLGGVTAKRLDSVYEPGKRSGAWLTITK; from the coding sequence GTGGCCGACCTCAGCGAGTATCGGCGGAAACGCGATCCGGAGCGGACGCCGGAACCGATGCCCGATCGCGTGGTGCCCCGGGGTGACGACGACGTGTTCGTGATCCAGGAGCACCACGCGCGGCGCCTGCACTGGGACGTGCGGTTCGAGCGGGACGGGGTCCTGGTTTCGTGGGCGGTGCCCAAGGGGCTGCCGCCGCGCCCGGGCCCGCCCCGGCTGGCCGTGCACACCGAGGACCATCCGCTGGAGTACGCGACGTTCGAGGGCGAGATCCCGAAAGGCGAGTACGGCGGCGGGAAGATGCTGATCTGGGACCGGGGCACGTACGAGGTGCTGCACTGGAACGACCACAAGGTCGAGGTCGACCTGCGCGGGTCGCGGGTGCGGGGCCGGTTCCTGTTCGTCAACAGCCACCGCGGTTCGCAGTCCCGGGACTGGCTGGTGCGGCGCGTCGATCGCGGGAGCGGCGAGGAGTTGCCGGAGTTCGTGAAGCCGATGCAGGCGCGAGCGGGCTCGTTGCCGTCCGAGGACGCCGGCTGGGCGTACGAGTTCCGGTGGCGGGGTGAGCGGGTCGTGGTGCGCGTGGAAGGCGGGCGGATCACGGTGCGTGACCACACCGGGGAGGACGTCACGCCGCTGTACCCCGAGCTGCGCGGTCTGGGTGAATCGCTGGGGGCGACGGAGGTGTTGCTCGACGGCGAGCTGATCGTGCTGGAGGACGGTCGTCCCAGCCGGAAGGCCCTGAGGACGCGGGTGTCGGCCGAGCCCCGCCAGGCGAAGCGGCTGTCGGAGCGTTCGCCGGTGCTGTTCCTGCCGTTCGACGTGCTGCACGCGGACGGGAAGTCGCTGCTGCAGCTGCCCTACCGGAAGCGCCGGGCGCGGCTGCGGAAGCTCCAGGTGGCCGGGGACTACTGGCGAACGCCCGAGTCGTACGACGGCGGCGGGGCGGACGTGCTCGCCGCCAGCCTGGCGAACGGACTCGGCGGGGTGACCGCGAAGCGGCTCGATTCGGTCTACGAGCCGGGGAAGCGCAGCGGTGCCTGGCTGACGATCACGAAGTGA
- a CDS encoding FAD-dependent oxidoreductase, with product MSIQLPEPRSLWMETAPAPDRAGRALPAEADVVVVGAGIAGLTTAYGLVRAGRSVVVLEASEVASGVSGHTTAKLSAQHALKYATLASRKGPEAAAQYGRTQLDAVEWVASTSAELGIQCGFTRRDSFVYSTDPAQAGKLRQEAEAAAEAGMPADFVEHVDLPLDTAGAVRFVDQAQFHPRRWLLGLAEHIERLGGHVLERVRVRNLDERPTPAVQTDRGQVRARDVVVATHYPIFDRGLYFARLDLTRDLVVAGEGEAPPGVYLDAVTHRSLRGHTEGDRRYVLVGGEHYRTGEPVDVEARYQRLAEAATTFGVTKATHRWSAHDLTTLDGVPYVGRYHPATNHVWVATGFSQWGMSGGTAAGLLLTELITGNGHPAAGLFDPNRFDLKSSITLAEDGAKVGKQYVAGYTRALTTTPADLAPGAAQVARRGTDLVASYRGEDGQLREVSALCTHLGCVVAFNNAEKTWDCACHGSRFATDGSVIQGPATRPLPPA from the coding sequence GTGAGCATCCAGCTGCCCGAACCGCGCTCCTTGTGGATGGAGACCGCGCCCGCGCCGGATCGCGCCGGGCGCGCGTTGCCCGCCGAGGCCGACGTGGTTGTCGTCGGCGCTGGGATCGCCGGCTTGACCACCGCGTACGGCCTCGTGCGCGCCGGGCGCTCCGTGGTGGTTCTCGAGGCCTCCGAGGTCGCTTCCGGTGTCTCCGGTCACACCACGGCCAAACTGTCCGCCCAGCACGCCCTCAAGTACGCCACCCTCGCCTCCCGCAAAGGACCGGAAGCCGCCGCCCAGTACGGGCGCACCCAGCTGGACGCGGTCGAGTGGGTCGCTTCCACGTCGGCCGAGCTGGGCATCCAGTGCGGCTTCACCCGGCGGGACAGCTTCGTGTACTCCACCGACCCCGCCCAGGCCGGCAAGCTGCGGCAGGAGGCCGAAGCCGCCGCCGAGGCCGGGATGCCCGCCGACTTCGTCGAGCACGTCGACCTGCCCCTCGACACCGCCGGCGCGGTCCGGTTCGTCGACCAGGCCCAGTTCCACCCCCGCCGCTGGCTGCTGGGCCTGGCCGAGCACATCGAACGCCTCGGCGGGCACGTCCTCGAGCGCGTCCGCGTCCGCAACCTCGACGAACGCCCCACGCCGGCCGTGCAGACCGACCGCGGCCAGGTCCGCGCCCGCGACGTCGTCGTGGCCACCCACTACCCGATCTTCGACCGCGGCCTCTACTTCGCGCGCCTCGACCTGACCCGCGACCTCGTCGTCGCCGGCGAGGGGGAGGCGCCGCCCGGCGTGTACCTCGACGCGGTCACCCACCGCTCGCTGCGGGGCCACACCGAGGGCGACCGCCGGTACGTGCTCGTCGGCGGCGAGCACTACCGCACGGGCGAACCCGTCGACGTCGAGGCCCGCTACCAGCGCCTCGCCGAGGCCGCCACCACCTTCGGCGTCACCAAGGCCACCCACCGCTGGTCCGCCCACGACCTCACCACCCTCGACGGCGTGCCCTACGTCGGCCGCTACCACCCGGCCACGAACCACGTGTGGGTCGCGACCGGGTTCAGCCAGTGGGGCATGAGCGGCGGCACCGCGGCGGGCCTCCTCCTCACCGAGCTGATCACCGGCAACGGGCACCCCGCCGCGGGCCTGTTCGACCCGAACCGCTTCGACCTCAAGTCCTCGATCACCCTCGCCGAGGACGGCGCGAAGGTCGGCAAGCAGTACGTCGCCGGCTACACCCGTGCGCTCACCACCACCCCGGCGGACCTGGCCCCGGGAGCGGCACAGGTGGCGCGTCGCGGGACGGACCTGGTCGCCTCCTACCGCGGCGAGGACGGGCAGCTGCGCGAGGTCAGCGCGCTGTGCACCCACCTGGGCTGCGTGGTCGCCTTCAACAACGCCGAGAAGACCTGGGACTGCGCATGCCACGGATCGCGATTCGCCACGGACGGCTCGGTGATCCAGGGCCCGGCGACCCGGCCGCTGCCGCCGGCCTGA